One genomic region from Cydia amplana chromosome Z, ilCydAmpl1.1, whole genome shotgun sequence encodes:
- the LOC134661653 gene encoding dynein regulatory complex subunit 5-like: MKLQESINLNTYLAYKPPKNIEPDRKLISESFDWDANHPKSLAVICIEKLSENWMGYPKLEHFTAKDKDLFLQILDTQVPLQILVDNIKNDIFWKRCYKSRWTDSPLITNEKRWINVFMEKHYADILENMNPRQYDPEKVTLLVKLCGPYIQSLSIRSLVPTDIPIQRTVSPEMADLITSQQQSDTKPPKKNEILTRDHISLHAALGSLSNLVELHITYQLRYIDTEYRKDQFQFTNNDAKNLARGLEKCSQLKIVRITRSDMNCQRVKYILRGLSDSQSLETLDFSHCKVADEGAASIAKFILRHENLRSLILADNIFGPPGIESIAHALNHVNCNIRNLDLRLNSRLGSEGIAHIAVTLARGCNLTSLNISGCGITAMPLTKAPAGVWSTTSADSPPTCGELLARAIGLAKTPLRALDISVNDIGSPSDNSLSNAICLSYLIDINLKRSGMSSMAMAIGESAAAAQRLRREAEKGIRFRRSAGRVLQARRVAKGMNIDADPILLAQQLSARPSIVSVTSEDGIYCMQTQPLPADFSFVPMIKSPLPSSRTSSITGPPTSRRSSHHIIIEPVKEIRRSALVRRGSDGSLLQSRGERGPRHIKIFVSNELVSSEHY, from the exons atgAAGTTGCAAGaaagtattaatttaaatacttatttggCTTACAAACCACCAAAAAACATTGAACCAGATAGAAAATTAATATCGGAATCTTTCGATTGGGACGCTAATCACCCGAAGTCACTTGCAGTAATCTGTATTGAAAAACTAAGTGAAAATTGGATGG GATATCCGAAGCTAGAGCATTTTACCGCGAAAGACAAGGACTTATTCTTACAAATATTAGATACGCAGGTACCTCTGCAAATCCTGGTGGATAACATTAAAAACGATATATTTTGGAAAAGATGTTATAAATCTCGATGGACTGATTCACCTCTAATTACAAATGAGAAAAGATGGATAAATGTTTTTATGGAAAAACATTATGCAGATATTTTAGAAAATATGAACCCTCGTCAATACGATCCCGAAAAG GTTACTCTTCTGGTAAAGCTATGTGGGCCGTATATCCAGTCGTTAAGCATTCGAAGTTTGGTTCCGACGGATATTCCAATACAAAGAACTGTTTCACCTGAAATGGCCGATCTAATTACTAGCCAACAGCAGTCTGACACCAAGCCCCCGAAAAAGAACGAAATTCTTACCAGAG ATCACATATCTCTACACGCTGCTTTAGGTAGTTTATCAAATTTGGTGGAGTTGCATATTACATATCAACTTCGATATATAGACACAGAATATCGCAAAGATCAATTCCAATTTACAAACAATGATGCAAAGAATTTAGCTCGAGGCTTAGAGAAGTGTTCTCAACTTAAAATAGTAAG GATTACTAGAAGTGATATGAATTgtcaaagggttaaatataTCTTACGAGGACTTTCTGATAGTCAAAGCTTGGAAACTTTGGACTTTAGCCATTGCAAAGTAGCAGACGAAGGGGCTGCTTCAATAGCTAAGTTTATATTACGCCATGAAAATTTACGAAGCCTTATTTTAGCAGATAATATATTTG GTCCTCCAGGGATAGAAAGTATAGCACATGCGCTGAACCATGTTAACTGTAACATTCGAAATTTGGATTTGAGATTAAATAGCAGGCTTGGATCGGAAGGCATAGCTCACATTGCAGTAACATTAGCCAGAGGGTGTAATTTGACATC cttGAATATATCGGGATGTGGCATTACCGCAATGCCCTTAACCAAAGCACCAGCAGGTGTATGGTCAACAACAAGTGCTGATAGTCCTCCAACTTGTGGTGAGCTTTTAGCTAGAGCTATTGGCTTGGCTAAAACACCTCTACGAGCTTTGGATATAAGTGTGAACGATATTGGCTCT cCAAGTGATAACAGTCTGTCGAATGCCATTTGCCTAAGTTACTTGATAGATATCAACCTCAAAAGATCTGGAATGTCGTCAATGGCAATGGCTATAGGTGAATCGGCTGCTGCAGCACAAAGGTTAAGAAGAGAAGCAGAAAAGGGAATTAGATTTAGAAGAAGTGCTGGGAGGGTTTTGCAAGCTCGAAGAGTAGCTAAAGGAATGAATATAG aTGCGGATCCAATATTGTTAGCACAGCAACTCTCAGCTCGTCCTTCTATAGTATCAGTTACGTCAGAAGATGGTATTTACTGTATGCAAACGCAGCCACTACCAGCAGATTTTAGCtttgttcctatgataaag AGTCCTTTACCATCGTCCCGAACTTCGTCAATTACTGGCCCTCCGACGTCAAGACGGTCCAGCCATCATATAATTATAGAACCAGTAAAA GAAATACGACGTAGTGCATTAGTTCGTCGAGGTTCAGATGGATCATTGCTGCAATCACGCGGTGAACGTGGCCCACGgcacataaaaatatttgtttctaaTGAGCTTGTTAGTTCTGAACATTACTAG
- the LOC134661128 gene encoding myotubularin-related protein 2, whose product MDKHNSTELINSDFSLSKNASSDSLDSDSKSSSLNSKHGQDSPHVLGDIQLLEGEKVMGVARDVAYLCPYNGPSRGVLKVTNYQLHFRPMDAAAIHSTLNVPLGVVSRIEKVGGASSKGENSYGIEVFCKDMRNLRFAHKQENHSRRGIFEKLQQLAFPLSHRQPLFAFSYTESFSEDGWHVYEPISELRRMGVNNDMWRITRINDKYEVCDSYPSVWAVPAAANDEQLRSVAAFRSRGRIPVLAWIHPSSQATIARCSQPLVGVSGKRSRDDERYIQTIMDANAQAHKLFIMDARPSANAIANKAKGGGYESEDAYQNAELVFLDIHNIHVMRESLRKLKELCFPQIDQTRWFSGIEASCWLKHIKCILAGAVRIVDKVENHKTSVLVHCSDGWDRTAQLTALAMLMLDPYYRTLRGFEVLIEKEWLSFGHKFQLRIGHGDERHSDADRSPVFVQWVDCVWQLQQQFPTAFEFSERLLITILDHLYSCRFGTFLFNTERERVKEEVKTKTVSLWSYINSRQDLYLNPLYWGPTSSAPASPPGPYSRPQVVLVPVASLRVIKPWKALYCRWNPTMRQQDPVFQRSRELVALRAQLEAAVAAAAGDHAARQHRLALTPPRVSSPHHV is encoded by the exons ATGGATAAGCATAATAGTACAGAACTAATCAATTCGGACTTTTCGTTGTCCAAAAACGCTAGTTCTGATTCCTTGGATTCGGATTCAAAATCAAGTTCATTGAATTCTAAACACGGACAGGACTCC CCTCATGTACTGGGTGACATTCAGTTACTAGAAGGTGAAAAGGTGATGGGAGTGGCTCGGGATGTGGCATACTTGTGTCCATACAACGGGCCTTCTAGAGGGGTCCTAAAAGTAACAAACTATCAACTACACTTCAGACCTATGGATGCTGCAGCTATTCACAGTACATTGAATGTGCCGTTGGGTGTT GTGTCCCGAATTGAAAAAGTGGGTGGAGCTTCTTCTAAAGGCGAAAATTCTTATGGAATTGAAGTATTTTGCAAG GACATGCGGAACCTCCGTTTCGCCCATAAGCAAGAGAACCACTCGCGGCGCGGCATCTTCGAGAAGTTGCAGCAGCTGGCGTTCCCGCTGTCGCACCGGCAGCCGCTGTTCGCGTTCAGCTACACGGAGAGCTTCTCCGAGGACGGCTGGCACGTGTACGAGCCCATCTCCGAGCTGAGGAGGATG GGCGTCAACAACGACATGTGGCGAATAACGCGCATAAACGACAAGTACGAAGTGTGCGACAGCTATCCCTCGGTATGGGCGGTACCGGCGGCGGCCAACGACGAGCAGCTGCGATCCGTCGCGGCGTTCCGGTCCCGCGGCCGGATACCGGTGCTCGCCTGGATACACCCGAGCTCTCAGGCCACCATCGCGAGGTGTAGCCAGCCGCTGGTTGGG GTCAGCGGCAAACGAAGCCGCGACGACGAGCGTTACATCCAGACGATCATGGACGCGAACGCTCAAGCACACAAGCTTTTCATCATGGATGCGCGGccgagcgccaacgccatcgCCAACAAGGCCAAGGGAGGCGG TTACGAGTCCGAGGACGCGTATCAGAACGCGGAGCTGGTGTTCCTGGACATACACAACATTCACGTGATGCGGGAAAGCCTGAGGAAACTAAAGGAATTATGCTTCCCACAGATCGACCAGACGAG ATGGTTCAGCGGTATAGAGGCTAGTTGTTGGCTGAAACACATCAAATGCATATTGGCTGGTGCTGTGCGTATTGTTGACAAG GTGGAGAACCACAAGACGTCAGTGTTGGTACACTGCTCGGATGGTTGGGACCGCACGGCGCAGCTCACGGCCCTGGCGATGCTCATGCTGGACCCCTACTACCGCACACTTAGGGGCTTCGAGGTCCTCATAGAGAAGGAGTGGCTCTCGTTTGGACACAAGTTTCAGTTG CGTATAGGACACGGCGACGAACGACACTCTGACGCCGACCGCTCTCCAGTATTCGTGCAGTGGGTGGACTGCGTGTGGCAGCTACAGCAACAGTTCCCTACAGCGTTCGAGTTCAGCGAGCGACTGCTCATCACCATACTGGACCACCTCTACTCGTGCAGATTCGGCACGTTCCTGTTCAACACCGAGAGGGAACGAGTCAAAGAAG AGGTGAAAACGAAGACGGTATCCCTGTGGTCGTACATAAACAGCCGGCAGGACTTGTACTTGAACCCGCTGTACTGGGGTCCGACGTCGTCGGCGCCTGCGTCTCCGCCCGGACCCTACTCGCGGCCGCAG GTGGTACTTGTGCCGGTAGCGTCGCTCAGGGTCATAAAGCCATGGAAGGCGCTGTACTGCCGGTGGAATCCTACGATGAGACAGCAG
- the LOC134661082 gene encoding uncharacterized protein LOC134661082 isoform X2, which translates to MDDFIAGGDDKNQVAETASQVNEILRGANFTLRKWKSNSEAIIKRVSETHTHQNTSTTEFGDKTHKVLGLAWSSDSDELMYTIKENQISHPITKRKVLGVISSIFDPLGLTGPVIVVAKIFIQKLFKAQLDWDTELTQDLIQEWNTFYRDLFLLNQLKISRCTVIPNYVTIQIHGFCDSSIKAYGAAIYLRSCDRVGNVQVHLFYSKSKITPIKSQTIPNLELCSSLLLATHVDKIKRALKCDISKINLWSDSKITLCWIKNSNLKLTFVSNRVTKILSLTSKHDWSWVRSEDNPADLLSRGVAPGKLETNQLWWSGPAWLSQSSDTWPSHDSESLDHIPEAESDVDTILTLAINTESNDTLQYLFHRWSSDKTLIHVLAYILRFIYNTKNKTRTINPNKKLSGPLSVEELKNSDHTLIKHSQMESFPHEYKLLQNNKPVLNKSKILSLHPFMKDGLIRVGGRIGLSHYAYEKKHPLILSHEHTFTKLLMENAHKRTLHAGPQLLLSTIRERIWPTKGRMLASKIVNKCVPCFRANPKTTNPIMGDLPPSRVNPSPPFAITGIDYGGPYNIRDRTGRGYKVYKCYIAVFICFATKAIHLELITGLESANFLAALRRFIARRGKPKELVSDNSTTFHGASNELKDLQKYLQDSSSELVSHCADEGIKWSFIPVYTPHMGSLWESSIKLTKYHLKRVLGLSLLTYEQFVTILNQVESIVNSRPLCPLPTSNPDYPVLTPAHFLIGKAPNSLPDEDYNHIPKNRLTHYQLLQQITQDFWRRWSRDYIGTLQERTKWRSARGPSLAVGTVVLVREERLPPCRWRLGKIVATQPGRDGITRVAIIRTARGDIQRAFNNICPLPTSGQVI; encoded by the coding sequence ATGGACGATTTTATCGCCGGCGGTGACGACAAGAATCAGGTAGCCGAAACTGCATCACAGGTGAACGAGATCCTGCGAGGAGCCAACTTCACGCTGCGGAAATGGAAGTCTAACTCCGAAGCCATCATAAAACGGGTGAGCGAAACACATACACACCAAAACACATCTACAACCGAGTTTGGAGATAAAACACATAAGGTACTGGGTTTAGCGTGGTCTAGTGACTCAGATGAGCTTATGTACACCATTAAAGAAAATCAAATTTCACACCCAATCACCAAAAGAAAGGTACTAGGGGTAATTTCGTCCATTTTCGACCCCCTAGGCTTGACGGGACCAGTAATTGTAGTAGccaaaatatttatccaaaaATTATTTAAGGCTCAATTAGATTGGGACACCGAATTAACACAAGACTTGATCCAAGAATGGAACACATTCTATCGAGACTTGTTTTTATTAAACCAATTAAAAATTTCGAGATGTACAGTCATACCTAATTATGTAACGATACAAATTCATGGATTTTGTGACAGCAGTATTAAAGCCTATGGCGCTGCCATTTATCTACGATCGTGCGATAGGGTAGGAAACGTTCAAGTTCACCTATTTTACTCAAAATCAAAAATCACACCAATTAAATCCCAAACTATTCCAAATTTGGAACTTTGTTCCAGTTTACTTCTCGCAACACATGTAGACAAAATAAAACGAGCATTAAAATGTGACATTTCCAAAATCAACCTGTGGTCAGATTCAAAAATAACGTTGTGTTGGATAAAGAATAGTAACCTTAAATTAACTTTTGTTAGTAACAGAGTCACAAAAATATTATCACTTACAAGCAAGCACGACTGGTCCTGGGTCCGCTCGGAGGATAACCCCGCCGACCTTTTGTCCCGAGGGGTAGCACCAGGCAAGCTGGAAACCAACCAGTTATGGTGGTCCGGGCCTGCGTGGTTAAGCCAAAGTTCTGATACATGGCCGTCCCACGATTCTGAGTCACTGGATCACATACCCGAGGCCGAGAGCGACGTAGACACAATACTCACCTTGGCTATTAACACCGAATCTAACGACACGTTACAATATCTTTTTCACAGGTGGTCAAGTGATAAAACACTTATTCATGTATTAGCATACATACTACGATTTATatataacacaaaaaataaaacacgaacAATTAATCCGAATAAAAAATTATCAGGACCATTGTCCGTAGAAGAATTAAAAAATTCGGATCACACATTAATCAAACATTCACAAATGGAATCATTTCCACACGAATATAAATTGTTGCAAAACAACAAACCGGTTCTTAACAAATCCAAAATATTATCTTTACATCCATTCATGAAAGACGGACTCATTCGCGTAGGCGGACGAATCGGTCTTTCGCATTATGCGTATGAAAAGAAACACCCTTTAATACTAAGTCACGAACACACGTTTACCAAACTACTGATGGAAAACGCACACAAACGTACTCTGCACGCTGGCCCTCAGTTATTACTATCAACTATTCGCGAGCGCATCTGGCCAACTAAAGGTAGAATGTTAGCCtcaaaaattgtaaataaatgcgTTCCGTGTTTTAGAGCAAATCCAAAGACTACTAACCCTATAATGGGAGACTTACCCCCCTCGAGGGTAAACCCATCCCCCCCCTTTGCTATCACGGGTATCGATTATGGAGGACCTTATAACATTAGAGATAGGACAGGACGTGGTTACAAGGTCTATAAGTGCTATATAgcagtatttatttgttttgcaaCAAAGGCAATTCATCTCGAATTAATTACAGGGCTCGAGTCAGCCAACTTCCTGGCGGCGCTGCGACGGTTCATCGCCAGGAGAGGTAAACCGAAGGAGTTGGTGAGTGACAATTCAACAACTTTTCATGGGGCTAGTAACGAACTGAAAGATTTGCAAAAATATCTACAGGACAGCTCGAGCGAACTAGTATCTCATTGCGCAGACGAGGGCATAAAATGGAGTTTTATTCCCGTCTATACACCTCATATGGGGTCACTATGGGAATCTAGTATAAAACTTACCAAATATCATTTAAAAAGAGTGTTAGGGTTATCTTTGTTAACTTATGAACAATTTGTAACTATCCTAAATCAGGTAGAATCAATTGTGAACTCTAGGCCATTGTGTCCCTTACCTACTTCAAATCCTGACTATCCTGTCCTCACGCCAGCTCACTTTTTAATTGGAAAAGCACCAAATTCACTTCCTGACGAAGATTATAACCATATACCAAAAAACCGATTAACTCACTATCAACTTTTGCAACAAATCACCCAGGACTTCTGGCGGCGCTGGTCACGTGACTACATCGGAACGCTGCAGGAGCGCACGAAGTGGAGGAGCGCGCGCGGCCCAAGCCTCGCAGTCGGCACCGTCGTCCTGGTACGAGAAGAGCGCCTGCCACCCTGCCGGTGGAGGCTGGGCAAGATCGTCGCGACGCAGCCGGGCCGGGATGGCATCACCAGGGTAGCCATCATCCGAACCGCCAGAGGAGACATCCAACGCGCGTTCAATAACATTTGTCCATTACCTACTTCGGGCCAAGTTATATAA
- the LOC134661082 gene encoding uncharacterized protein LOC134661082 isoform X3 translates to MRRRRPSHQSGTTCEAPQPAHGTTTATTKGTTWVVPHQRQKECPSEGNHHAHELQSRRTGSRHCAARKVTSRPKRPNDFWRRWSRDYIGTLQERTKWRSARGPSLAVGTVVLVREERLPPCRWRLGKIVATQPGRDGITRVAIIRTARGDIQRAFNNICPLPTSGQVI, encoded by the exons ATGCGAAGGCGCCGACCGAGCCACCAAAGCGGGACCACGTGCGAGGCACCGCAGCCCGCGCACGGAACGACGACCGCAACTACCAAAGGGACCACGTGGGTGGTACCACACCAGAGGCAGAAGGAGTGCCCAAGCGAGGGCAATCACCACGCGCACGAGCTTCAATCGAGAAG GACCGGATCGAGACACTGTGCAGCGAGGAAGGTGACATCGAGGCCCAAGAGGCCGAAC GACTTCTGGCGGCGCTGGTCACGTGACTACATCGGAACGCTGCAGGAGCGCACGAAGTGGAGGAGCGCGCGCGGCCCAAGCCTCGCAGTCGGCACCGTCGTCCTGGTACGAGAAGAGCGCCTGCCACCCTGCCGGTGGAGGCTGGGCAAGATCGTCGCGACGCAGCCGGGCCGGGATGGCATCACCAGGGTAGCCATCATCCGAACCGCCAGAGGAGACATCCAACGCGCGTTCAATAACATTTGTCCATTACCTACTTCGGGCCAAGTTATATAA
- the LOC134661082 gene encoding uncharacterized protein LOC134661082 isoform X1 — protein sequence MVTTSEPIKVTSKQFKPNQCPYCSSTHYINQCPKFSALNVIARIRAVNKLRLCFNCLSGTHVLTNCRASTCRVCKGKHHTLLHKPNTNTHIGSNPAPTRLPISTLTDEQPSSSQIETVLSNNTLIGKQANKTRNRSVFLTTAQVLVRDKHNNVHKMKAFLDNGSQENFITQNAVKKLQLPKEQYALNVIGFNEKVSTVLESCDITLHSLDGTFTTNLSCFISPTVCTTNIEIPNVQRWHIPPRYKLADDEFNLAQDVDLLIGGEIFFDLLLTGKYSLGPGLPVLRRSRLGWLVTGPVHKKSESAIQCKITVETQLKKFWEIEEGSAPNLPYDEKQCEDIFLKTHTHNSEGNFEIELPLKQPPTKLGQSRHIAYRRFKTLETKFARNPEFKDKYVSFMREFEQAGHMIKLQDNYDGPCNFLPHQAVFRDSPSTPIRIVFDCSCRTDNGVSLNDIQYKGSILQDELINILLRFRKYQYVINADIQKMYRCIYLKPNQQYLQCIFWRENTHQRLQIYMLTTLSFGLKSAPHVATRCLLQLSNENQHTFPAAAEAIANQFYMDDFIAGGDDKNQVAETASQVNEILRGANFTLRKWKSNSEAIIKRVSETHTHQNTSTTEFGDKTHKVLGLAWSSDSDELMYTIKENQISHPITKRKVLGVISSIFDPLGLTGPVIVVAKIFIQKLFKAQLDWDTELTQDLIQEWNTFYRDLFLLNQLKISRCTVIPNYVTIQIHGFCDSSIKAYGAAIYLRSCDRVGNVQVHLFYSKSKITPIKSQTIPNLELCSSLLLATHVDKIKRALKCDISKINLWSDSKITLCWIKNSNLKLTFVSNRVTKILSLTSKHDWSWVRSEDNPADLLSRGVAPGKLETNQLWWSGPAWLSQSSDTWPSHDSESLDHIPEAESDVDTILTLAINTESNDTLQYLFHRWSSDKTLIHVLAYILRFIYNTKNKTRTINPNKKLSGPLSVEELKNSDHTLIKHSQMESFPHEYKLLQNNKPVLNKSKILSLHPFMKDGLIRVGGRIGLSHYAYEKKHPLILSHEHTFTKLLMENAHKRTLHAGPQLLLSTIRERIWPTKGRMLASKIVNKCVPCFRANPKTTNPIMGDLPPSRVNPSPPFAITGIDYGGPYNIRDRTGRGYKVYKCYIAVFICFATKAIHLELITGLESANFLAALRRFIARRGKPKELVSDNSTTFHGASNELKDLQKYLQDSSSELVSHCADEGIKWSFIPVYTPHMGSLWESSIKLTKYHLKRVLGLSLLTYEQFVTILNQVESIVNSRPLCPLPTSNPDYPVLTPAHFLIGKAPNSLPDEDYNHIPKNRLTHYQLLQQITQDFWRRWSRDYIGTLQERTKWRSARGPSLAVGTVVLVREERLPPCRWRLGKIVATQPGRDGITRVAIIRTARGDIQRAFNNICPLPTSGQVI from the coding sequence ATGGTAACCACGTCCGAACCTATTAAGGTAACCTCCAAACAATTTAAACCTAACCAGTGTCCATATTGTTCGAGTACGCATTACATTAACCAATGTCCAAAGTTTAGTGCATTAAACGTTATCGCGCGAATCCGAGCCGTGAATAAATTACGATTATGCTTTAATTGTTTGTCCGGGACGCATGTCTTAACAAACTGCAGGGCCAGTACATGTCGAGTATGCAAGGGCAAACATCATACGTTACTACACAAACCAAATACCAACACTCATATAGGTAGTAACCCCGCACCAACACGATTACCAATCTCAACATTAACCGACGAACAACCGAGTTCTAGTCAAATCGAGACTGTCTTGTCTAATAACACTCTAATCGGGAAACAAGCAAACAAAACGCGAAATAGGTCAGTTTTCCTCACAACAGCCCAAGTGCTTGTTAGGGATAAGCATAACAATGTGCATAAAATGAAGGCTTTTTTAGACAACGGCTCGCAAGAAAATTTCATTACCCAAAACGCGgtaaaaaagttacaattacctaagGAACAATACGCCTTAAATGTCATAGgtttcaatgaaaaagtgtctaCTGTCCTAGAATCGTGTGACATAACATTGCATTCCTTAGACGGAACCTTTACGACTAATTTGTCCTGTTTTATTTCGCCTACTGTTTGTACAACCAATATTGAAATACCAAACGTGCAACGTTGGCACATTCCGCCGCGTTATAAATTAGCAGATGACGAATTTAACTTAGCTCAAGATGTAGATTTGCTGATCGGTGgcgaaatattttttgatttacTTCTCACCGGTAAATACTCGCTCGGGCCGGGATTACCGGTTCTGAGACGCTCACGCCTGGGGTGGTTAGTTACGGGTCCCGTACATAAAAAATCCGAATCTGCTATTCAATGTAAAATTACAGTTGAAActcaattaaaaaagttttggGAAATagaggagggttccgcaccaaatTTACCTTATGATGAAAAACAATGTGAGGATATATTTCTGAAAACCCACACTCACAACTCTgaaggtaattttgaaattgAACTTCCATTAAAGCAGCCACCTACCAAGCTAGGTCAATCTAGGCACATAGCATATCGGAGGTTCAAAACGTTAGAGACTAAGTTCGCGCGGAACCCCGAATTTAAGGATAAATATGTGAGTTTCATGCGCGAGTTCGAACAAGCTGGCCATATGATTAAATTACAAGATAATTATGATGGCCCATGTAATTTTCTACCCCACCAGGCTGTTTTTCGCGACTCCCCCTCCACTCCAATTCGAATTGTTTTTGACTGCTCATGCAGGACCGATAACGGCGTTTCATTGAATGATATACAATACAAAGGCTCAATATTACAGGACGAACTCATAAATATACTTCTACGGTTCCGAAAGTACCAATATGTTATTAACGCTGACATACAAAAAATGTAcagatgtatttatttaaaaccaaatcAACAATACCTACAATGCATATTTTGGCGGGAAAATACTCACCAACGACTCCAAATTTATATGCTGACTACATTAAGTTTCGGCTTAAAGTCAGCACCACATGTTGCAACCAGATGTTTGTTACAATTGTCAAACGAGAACCAACACACATTTCCAGCAGCTGCAGAGGCCATAGCGAACCAGTTCTACATGGACGATTTTATCGCCGGCGGTGACGACAAGAATCAGGTAGCCGAAACTGCATCACAGGTGAACGAGATCCTGCGAGGAGCCAACTTCACGCTGCGGAAATGGAAGTCTAACTCCGAAGCCATCATAAAACGGGTGAGCGAAACACATACACACCAAAACACATCTACAACCGAGTTTGGAGATAAAACACATAAGGTACTGGGTTTAGCGTGGTCTAGTGACTCAGATGAGCTTATGTACACCATTAAAGAAAATCAAATTTCACACCCAATCACCAAAAGAAAGGTACTAGGGGTAATTTCGTCCATTTTCGACCCCCTAGGCTTGACGGGACCAGTAATTGTAGTAGccaaaatatttatccaaaaATTATTTAAGGCTCAATTAGATTGGGACACCGAATTAACACAAGACTTGATCCAAGAATGGAACACATTCTATCGAGACTTGTTTTTATTAAACCAATTAAAAATTTCGAGATGTACAGTCATACCTAATTATGTAACGATACAAATTCATGGATTTTGTGACAGCAGTATTAAAGCCTATGGCGCTGCCATTTATCTACGATCGTGCGATAGGGTAGGAAACGTTCAAGTTCACCTATTTTACTCAAAATCAAAAATCACACCAATTAAATCCCAAACTATTCCAAATTTGGAACTTTGTTCCAGTTTACTTCTCGCAACACATGTAGACAAAATAAAACGAGCATTAAAATGTGACATTTCCAAAATCAACCTGTGGTCAGATTCAAAAATAACGTTGTGTTGGATAAAGAATAGTAACCTTAAATTAACTTTTGTTAGTAACAGAGTCACAAAAATATTATCACTTACAAGCAAGCACGACTGGTCCTGGGTCCGCTCGGAGGATAACCCCGCCGACCTTTTGTCCCGAGGGGTAGCACCAGGCAAGCTGGAAACCAACCAGTTATGGTGGTCCGGGCCTGCGTGGTTAAGCCAAAGTTCTGATACATGGCCGTCCCACGATTCTGAGTCACTGGATCACATACCCGAGGCCGAGAGCGACGTAGACACAATACTCACCTTGGCTATTAACACCGAATCTAACGACACGTTACAATATCTTTTTCACAGGTGGTCAAGTGATAAAACACTTATTCATGTATTAGCATACATACTACGATTTATatataacacaaaaaataaaacacgaacAATTAATCCGAATAAAAAATTATCAGGACCATTGTCCGTAGAAGAATTAAAAAATTCGGATCACACATTAATCAAACATTCACAAATGGAATCATTTCCACACGAATATAAATTGTTGCAAAACAACAAACCGGTTCTTAACAAATCCAAAATATTATCTTTACATCCATTCATGAAAGACGGACTCATTCGCGTAGGCGGACGAATCGGTCTTTCGCATTATGCGTATGAAAAGAAACACCCTTTAATACTAAGTCACGAACACACGTTTACCAAACTACTGATGGAAAACGCACACAAACGTACTCTGCACGCTGGCCCTCAGTTATTACTATCAACTATTCGCGAGCGCATCTGGCCAACTAAAGGTAGAATGTTAGCCtcaaaaattgtaaataaatgcgTTCCGTGTTTTAGAGCAAATCCAAAGACTACTAACCCTATAATGGGAGACTTACCCCCCTCGAGGGTAAACCCATCCCCCCCCTTTGCTATCACGGGTATCGATTATGGAGGACCTTATAACATTAGAGATAGGACAGGACGTGGTTACAAGGTCTATAAGTGCTATATAgcagtatttatttgttttgcaaCAAAGGCAATTCATCTCGAATTAATTACAGGGCTCGAGTCAGCCAACTTCCTGGCGGCGCTGCGACGGTTCATCGCCAGGAGAGGTAAACCGAAGGAGTTGGTGAGTGACAATTCAACAACTTTTCATGGGGCTAGTAACGAACTGAAAGATTTGCAAAAATATCTACAGGACAGCTCGAGCGAACTAGTATCTCATTGCGCAGACGAGGGCATAAAATGGAGTTTTATTCCCGTCTATACACCTCATATGGGGTCACTATGGGAATCTAGTATAAAACTTACCAAATATCATTTAAAAAGAGTGTTAGGGTTATCTTTGTTAACTTATGAACAATTTGTAACTATCCTAAATCAGGTAGAATCAATTGTGAACTCTAGGCCATTGTGTCCCTTACCTACTTCAAATCCTGACTATCCTGTCCTCACGCCAGCTCACTTTTTAATTGGAAAAGCACCAAATTCACTTCCTGACGAAGATTATAACCATATACCAAAAAACCGATTAACTCACTATCAACTTTTGCAACAAATCACCCAGGACTTCTGGCGGCGCTGGTCACGTGACTACATCGGAACGCTGCAGGAGCGCACGAAGTGGAGGAGCGCGCGCGGCCCAAGCCTCGCAGTCGGCACCGTCGTCCTGGTACGAGAAGAGCGCCTGCCACCCTGCCGGTGGAGGCTGGGCAAGATCGTCGCGACGCAGCCGGGCCGGGATGGCATCACCAGGGTAGCCATCATCCGAACCGCCAGAGGAGACATCCAACGCGCGTTCAATAACATTTGTCCATTACCTACTTCGGGCCAAGTTATATAA